In Gigantopelta aegis isolate Gae_Host chromosome 14, Gae_host_genome, whole genome shotgun sequence, the following proteins share a genomic window:
- the LOC121388819 gene encoding thyroxine 5-deiodinase-like, whose protein sequence is MRKFKDMIRNYCDLADFVIVYIKESHPVDEWAVNNNKFTTRQHQSLADRSKASDNLVTEMTQYPPPVTCPVVLDTMDDEACRCYGGSPDRFYVILNDVVVYQSGMGPMFSPLGDVEIWFAAHMKTL, encoded by the coding sequence ATGAGAAAGTTTAAAGACATGATACGAAACTACTGCGACTTAGCTGACTTTGTTATAGTGTACATTAAAGAGTCGCACCCCGTAGACGAATGGGCAGTAAACAATAACAAGTTTACGACGAGACAGCATCAGTCACTTGCTGATCGCTCCAAAGCGTCTGATAATCTCGTAACGGAAATGACGCAATATCCGCCTCCCGTCACGTGCCCAGTCGTCCTTGACACAATGGACGACGAAGCGTGCCGGTGCTATGGCGGATCTCCTGACCGATTCTACGTCATCCTGAACGACGTTGTGGTGTATCAAAGCGGGATGGGACCGATGTTCAGCCCCCTGGGGGACGTGGAAATCTGGTTTGCCGCACACATGAAAACGCTGTAG